One window of the Sparus aurata chromosome 7, fSpaAur1.1, whole genome shotgun sequence genome contains the following:
- the LOC115584383 gene encoding sushi domain-containing protein 2-like isoform X2 has product MGVTDFLLLSCLGFAIAANEIVHNGTEPGINCEEPHVEHGYADAQPPYRPNDKVKFECSTGYKIKGNPTMSCEADGNWLNPPPTCIFDTLVLLYVGVAILGAGATAYVCDRSGVGARICRSLKNRRQKRQEGNVTNAEQEEL; this is encoded by the exons ATGGGCGTCACTGACTTCCTACTACTGAGCTGTCTGGGATTTGCCATCGCTGCTAATG AAATCGTCCATAATGGTACAGAACCAG GCATTAACTGTGAAGAGCCTCACGTTGAACATGGCTATGCTGATGCTCAACCCCCTTACAGACCCAATGATAAGGTCAAGTTCGAGTGCTCAACTGGGTATAAAATTAAAGGGAATCCTACCATGTCATGTGAGGCAGATGGTAATTGGTTAAATCCTCCCCCAACAT gtatcTTTGACACTCTTGTACTACTTTATGTTGGAGTGGCAATAC TTGGTGCTGGTGCCACTGCCTATGTATGCGATCGCTCTGGAGTCGGAGCACGCATCTGCAGATCTCTGAAAAATCG CCGTCAGAAGAGACAAGAGGGGAATGTCACAAACGCTGAACAGGAAGAACTTTAA
- the LOC115584383 gene encoding uncharacterized protein LOC115584383 isoform X3, with protein sequence MGVTDFLLLSCLGFAIAANEIVHNGTEPGINCEEPHVEHGYADAQPPYRPNDKVKFECSTGYKIKGNPTMSCEADGIFDTLVLLYVGVAILGAGATAYVCDRSGVGARICRSLKNRRQKRQEGNVTNAEQEEL encoded by the exons ATGGGCGTCACTGACTTCCTACTACTGAGCTGTCTGGGATTTGCCATCGCTGCTAATG AAATCGTCCATAATGGTACAGAACCAG GCATTAACTGTGAAGAGCCTCACGTTGAACATGGCTATGCTGATGCTCAACCCCCTTACAGACCCAATGATAAGGTCAAGTTCGAGTGCTCAACTGGGTATAAAATTAAAGGGAATCCTACCATGTCATGTGAGGCAGATG gtatcTTTGACACTCTTGTACTACTTTATGTTGGAGTGGCAATAC TTGGTGCTGGTGCCACTGCCTATGTATGCGATCGCTCTGGAGTCGGAGCACGCATCTGCAGATCTCTGAAAAATCG CCGTCAGAAGAGACAAGAGGGGAATGTCACAAACGCTGAACAGGAAGAACTTTAA
- the LOC115584383 gene encoding seizure protein 6 homolog isoform X5 yields the protein MGVTDFLLLSCLGFAIAANEIVHNGTEPGINCEEPHVEHGYADAQPPYRPNDKVKFECSTGYKIKGNPTMSCEADGNWLNPPPTCIFDTLVLLYVGVAIPVRRDKRGMSQTLNRKNFKRML from the exons ATGGGCGTCACTGACTTCCTACTACTGAGCTGTCTGGGATTTGCCATCGCTGCTAATG AAATCGTCCATAATGGTACAGAACCAG GCATTAACTGTGAAGAGCCTCACGTTGAACATGGCTATGCTGATGCTCAACCCCCTTACAGACCCAATGATAAGGTCAAGTTCGAGTGCTCAACTGGGTATAAAATTAAAGGGAATCCTACCATGTCATGTGAGGCAGATGGTAATTGGTTAAATCCTCCCCCAACAT gtatcTTTGACACTCTTGTACTACTTTATGTTGGAGTGGCAATAC CCGTCAGAAGAGACAAGAGGGGAATGTCACAAACGCTGAACAGGAAGAACTTTAAACG GATGTTGTAA
- the LOC115584383 gene encoding C4b-binding protein beta chain-like isoform X4, whose product MGVTDFLLLSCLGFAIAANEIVHNGTEPGINCEEPHVEHGYADAQPPYRPNDKVKFECSTGYKIKGNPTMSCEADGNWLNPPPTYLGWKCFSQNSKVEGKKVEEPIKIILEKLFQVKKTGDKTT is encoded by the exons ATGGGCGTCACTGACTTCCTACTACTGAGCTGTCTGGGATTTGCCATCGCTGCTAATG AAATCGTCCATAATGGTACAGAACCAG GCATTAACTGTGAAGAGCCTCACGTTGAACATGGCTATGCTGATGCTCAACCCCCTTACAGACCCAATGATAAGGTCAAGTTCGAGTGCTCAACTGGGTATAAAATTAAAGGGAATCCTACCATGTCATGTGAGGCAGATGGTAATTGGTTAAATCCTCCCCCAACAT ATCTCGGCTGGAAATGTTTTTCCCAAAACAGCaaagtggagggaaaaaaagtggaGGAACCCATAAAGATTATCCTTGAAAAACTTTTTCAAGTCAAAAAGACAGGAGACAAAACTActtag